Genomic DNA from Candidatus Zymogenus saltonus:
TTTAGGGTCAGCTTCCTTGCGAAGTCCTCCATCCCGCAGGAGGACATGTTTGCGTAGAGCTGTGTGTACTCCCGGTTTTTCGTCACGAACTTCAGCCCCTGGTGAAAGATGTCCTTCAGCTGGTCGAAGAAGTCCTTTTTGTCGTCGATGATAGAATCGATGTTTTTTCTAGACTCGGAGATCGCGTGGGTGGAGACGGAGAGGTAGAGGTCTTCCTTGTTTTCGAAGTAGTCGTAGAGGGAGCCCTTGGAGACGACCGCTATCTTTGCAATCTCCCTCATGTTCGCCTTTTCAAAGCCATCCCGGGCGAAGACCTTAGCAGCCGCGAAGTAGATTCTCTCGCGTTTCTCGTCGCTTATGATGTCGAACGTCTCTTTCGGC
This window encodes:
- a CDS encoding TetR/AcrR family transcriptional regulator, with translation MPKETFDIISDEKRERIYFAAAKVFARDGFEKANMREIAKIAVVSKGSLYDYFENKEDLYLSVSTHAISESRKNIDSIIDDKKDFFDQLKDIFHQGLKFVTKNREYTQLYANMSSCGMEDFARKLTLKVEKHTSDYYKEALKKGVDDGTIRPDTDIKMAAFIINSLYVILMISMVSEHYRIRLGEYLEIEDNAVEREIENKIDNLVEIIRFSLENWGRKA